Proteins found in one Miscanthus floridulus cultivar M001 chromosome 4, ASM1932011v1, whole genome shotgun sequence genomic segment:
- the LOC136548867 gene encoding auxin-responsive protein SAUR36-like, translating into MASANEIPAGASTTTAFDEIQQAALGRKRLTAAAKEVDKCCTSVASKGHCAVYTADGARFEVPLACLGTTVFTELLQMSKEKFGFTGGNGKITLPCDANVMEYALCLLKRVSTMIVGQREVLLDPSDPANDQGR; encoded by the exons atggcgtccgccaacgagatcccggccggtgcttcgaccactacAGCTTTTGATG AAATCCAACAGGCAGCGCTCGGGAGGAAGCGCCTCACGGCAGCAGCAAAGGAAGTCGACAAGTGCTGCACTTCCGTGGCAAGCAAGGGGCACTGTGCAGTGTACACGGCTGACGGGGCACGGTTTGAGGTGCCCTTGGCGTGCCTCGGGACAACAGTCTTCACGGAGCTCCTGCAGATGTCCAAGGAGAAGTTCGGCTTCACGGGCGGCAATGGCAAGATCACACTGCCCTGTGATGCCAATGTCATGGAGTATGCCTTGTGCTTGCTGAAGAGGGTGAGCACCATG ATAGTAGGACAAAGAGAGGTGTTATTAGATCCTTCTGATCCTGCAAACGATCAAGGAAGGTAG